A single window of Lutzomyia longipalpis isolate SR_M1_2022 chromosome 1, ASM2433408v1 DNA harbors:
- the LOC129797123 gene encoding inactive peptidyl-prolyl cis-trans isomerase shutdown, producing MSELCFKDGVMNTTYQNINDLVSGKSVQLRVEAQEQFFESDEDDDYDELDMGKYEEACEKWKNADFVGMTFEEIRQTMVKIDLGIYKQVLLEGFGEPIPEKNCRVTMVYSVFFEKTPIPVDSTLLTGKNFSFITGEDSGLLVGIHHSVMTMKAQEQAKFIIPCKYLYGELGCPPRIPPNTDGLVLIRVINLEPGYGDHQVQDNETMSYSSVMKKVEELRQKGKNAVKCYRFSSAVRTYHEAIRILVRVDTQNPEEDRERNDLVVKMLINSAMMYNKLNQPKSACSNLNEAQRYFPNVPTDLKGKLFLHKGRALRNLGEFDRAKSCLHEAQKYSNAPEIRKEMELVVKEKDKYDTAMASMMQKAFNLHDKVQKNNLSKINREFEAAFKETVQNFLKDENIKKQIVAVDFTKEQKKIVDDVLLMVPNVILSVLPTEHSTKYCLVKTD from the exons ATGTCGGAACTGTGCTTCAAAGACGGTGTTATGAACACAACATACCAGAATATCAA TGATTTGGTTTCCGGAAAGAGTGTCCAGCTCCGCGTTGAAGCCCAGGAGCAATTCTTTGAATCTGACGAAGATGACGACTACGACGAATTGGACATGGGAAAGTATGAGGAAGCCTGCGAGAAGTGGAAGAATGCTGACTTTGTGGGAATGACCTTTGAGGAGATTCGTCAGACCATGGTCAAAATTGACTTGGGAATCTACAAACAGGTTCTCCTGGAGGGCTTTGGTGAACCAATTCCCGAAAAGAATTGCCGGGTCACGATGGTGTACTCTGTTTTCTTCGAAAAGACCCCCATCCCTGTGGATTCAACTCTCCTCACGGGGAAAAACTTCTCATTCATTACGGGTGAGGATAGCGGTTTACTCGTGGGAATTCACCATAGTGTGATGACAATGAAGGCTCAGGAGCAGGCAAAATTCATAATACCCTGCAAGTATTTGTATGGTGAACTTGGATGCCCTCCGCGAATTCCACCAAACACGGATGGTCTTGTGCTCATTCGTGTGATCAACCTGGAGCCTGGGTATGGTGATCATCAGGTGCAAGATAATGAGACAATGAGTTACAGCAGTGTCATGAAGAAGGTGGAAGAGCTCCGGCAGAAGGGGAAGAATGCAGTAAAGTGCTATCGCTTTTCATCAGCAGTTCGTACCTACCATGAAGCCATAAGGATCCTCGTGAGGGTTGACACGCAAAATCCAGAGGAggatagagagagaaatgatTTGGTTGTGAAAATGCTCATCAATTCCGCCATGATGTACAACAAACTTAATCAACCAAAGAGTGCTTGTTCCAATCTCAACGAGGCCCAGCGATACTTCCCAAATGTTCCCACTGATCTCAAAGGGAAATTGTTCCTCCACAAGGGACGTGCCCTGCGAAATTTGGGTGAATTCGACCGCGCCAAGAGTTGCCTCCATGAAGCCCAGAAGTACTCCAATGCACCGGAAATTCGCAAAGAAATGGAATTGGTTGTGAAGGAAAAGGACAAGTATGACACCGCGATGGCTAGTATGATGCAGAAGGCATTTAATTTGCACGATAAAGTGCAAAAGAACAATCTGTCCAAGATTAATCGAGAATTTGAAGCAGCTTTCAAGGAGACAGTTCAGAATTTCCTCAAAGATGAGAATATTAAGAAGCAAATTGTTGCTGTGGATTTCACAAAGGAACAAAAGAAGATTGTCGATGATGTCCTACTGATGGTGCCAAATGTTATCCTCAGTGTTTTGCCGACAGAGCATTCCACAAAATATTGCTTGGTCAAGACTGATTAa
- the LOC129797122 gene encoding dnaJ homolog subfamily C member 3 → MAINLVDMVPLVQDKKFTALILLLCLDLFMDGAESATQAEIDRHLEMGRQYLASNQLADALTHYHAAVEGDPSNYLTLFKRGTVYFALGKARNCLQDFSRVLELKPDFTTARAQRGVVYLKLGDYSNAELDFHTVLLEEPYNDDVNYLYSKIDPAREQWAAVEDLIRRGDYRTAIAFLTQLLEISPWSATFRESRADCYIKENDVLSAVSDLRSVNRLSHDSTGGYFRLATLLYNMGHTADALKEIRECLKLDPEHKDCFPFYKKLKKVEKALSDAQSYLDERQYVGCIDSAEKVLKFETEVPMVIFSAKHLLCSCHVKEEQFTQAVTRCREALEIHKDPTVLCDRAEAYIGTEMYDDAIRDYQAAINIDEHLQRAKEGLERAKRLQKQSERRDYYKILNVKRTATKQEITKAYRKAAQKWHPDNFQGDEKKIAEKKFIDIAAAKEVLTDPEKRQQFDNGEDPLDPEGGNHGGYGGFRGGNPFHHFHHGSPFQFKFHFN, encoded by the exons ATGGCGATTAATTTGGTGGATATGGTGCCGTTGGTCCAAGATAAAAAGTTTACGGCTTTAATTCTCCTCCTTTGCCTTGATCTCTTTATGGATG GTGCTGAATCAGCAACACAGGCGGAAATTGATAGGCACCTGGAGATGGGAAGACAGTACCTGGCCAGCAATCAGTTAGCTGACGCTCTAACACATTACCACGCAGCTGTTG AGGGGGACCCATCAAATTATCTTACCCTCTTCAAACGTGGCACCGTCTACTTTGCCCTGGGGAAGGCCCGGAATTGCCTTCAGGACTTTTCGCGCGTTTTGGAGCTGAAGCCTGATTTTACAACAGCTCGTGCCCAGCGTGGTGTGGTCTATCTCAAATTGGGTGACTATAGCAATGCTGAACTTGACTTCCATACAGTG cttCTTGAGGAACCCTACAATGATGACGTAAACTACTTGTACAGCAAAATAGATCCAGCTCGTGAACAATGGGCAGCCGTTGAGGATTTAATACGTCGCGGTGATTACCGGACAGCCATAGCCTTCCTCACGCAGCTCCTTGAAATCTCTCCATGGAGCGCAACCTTCCGCGAGAGTCGAGCAGATTGCTACATCAAGGAGAATGATGTCCTATCCGCTGTTTCTGATCTCAGATCTGTCAATCGTCTATCCCACGACAGCACAGGAGG GTACTTTCGCCTTGCCACACTCTTGTACAATATGGGACACACTGCAGATGCCTTAAAGGAGATTCGGGAGTGTCTGAAGTTAGATCCCGAGCACAAAGACTGTTTTCCCTTCTATAAGAAGCTAAAGAAGGTGGAGAAGGCCCTCTCGGATGCTCAATCGTATCTCGATGAGCGCCAATATGTGGGATGTATCGATTCCGCTGAGAAGGTGTTGAAATTCGAGACAGAGGTACCAATGGTGATATTCAGTGCAAAGCACCTTCTTTGCTCGTGTCACGTGAAAGAGGAGCAATTCACACAGGCAGTAACACGGTGTCGTGAAGCACTGGAGATTCACAAAGATCCCACCGTTCTCTGTGATCGTGCAGAGGCGTACATTGGTACGGAAATGTATGATGATG CCATTCGAGACTACCAGGCAGCTATCAATATCGATGAGCACCTTCAGCGAGCTAAAGAAGGACTCGAACGGGCTAAGCGTCTACAGAAGCAATCAGAGAGGAGAGACTActacaaaattctcaatgttAAGCGCACAGCTACAAAGCAGGAGATCACCAAGGCGTACCGGAAGGCCGCCCAAAAGTGGCATCCGGACAACTTCCAGGgtgatgagaagaaaattgccgAAAAGAAGTTTATTGACATTGCAGCAGCCAAGGAAGTTCTCACGGATCCCGAGAAGCGACAACAATTTGACAATGGGGAAGATCCACTGGACCCAGAGGGTGGCAATCATGGTGGCTATGGTGGTTTCCGGGGTGGAAATCCCTTCCATCATTTCCACCACGGATCACCGTTCCAGTTCAAATTTCACTTCAACTAA
- the LOC129797125 gene encoding UPF0598 protein CG30010, with the protein MRLGRWMNCLRQFSSYVQGQSPEKNIREYFYFIDHEGRLYLDDARMKNFTSCFKDKKFLHFFFTRVRLNNTDRYSGSFPYLSPCGRERNFIRCDDLPIVYTHTMEDGMKLSYNHAGDLLTVPFQPDKIFMSPDTGRVYHPAIERYGSIGLIRSKLAIEFSKNFDFQDGEAQPPTHFTWKGTKFELDREWVSKTILLQRSL; encoded by the exons ATGAGACTAGGAAGATGGATGAATTGTTTACGCCAATTCTCATCATACGTACAAGGACAATCACCGGAAAAGAACATCCGggaatacttttattttattgatcacGAAGGAAGG CTCTATTTAGATGATGCACGTATGAAGAATTTCACGTCCTGCTTCAAAGACAAGAAGTTCCttcatttcttcttcactCGTGTTCGGCTGAACAACACTGACCGCTATTCCGGGAGTTTCCCGTACCTGTCTCCTTGTGGACGTGAGAGGAATTTCATCCGGTGTGATGATCTACCTATTGTCTACACCCACACCATGGAGGATGGGATGAAACTCTCCTACAATCATGCAGGAGACTTGTTGACTGTACCCTTTCAACCAGATAAGATTTTTATGTCTCCCGACACGGGACGTGTATACCATCCGGCCATTGAGAGGTACGGATCAATAGGCTTGATCCGTTCAAAACTAGCCATTGAGTTCAGCAAGAATTTCGACTTCCAAGATGGTGAAGCGCAGCCTCCAACACATTTCACATGGAAAGGGACAAAGTTTGAGCTGGATCGGGAATGGGTAAGTAAAACGATCTTACTACAGAGATCGCTTTAg